The following are encoded together in the Bacillus sp. V2I10 genome:
- a CDS encoding CBO0543 family protein, with the protein MTSTLHQLEMDYWINHDLFSFQWWAILIMNAIFLILFILLIDRQRILLITLAFMISYVINNIFDDIGEYFQLWSHPHQLVQFLSPVATVEFIIVPSIMALMYQMFSRWKFFLIVDFIVSLIISFIVQPIFVYLNIYKLHNWTYFYSLLVLFVIGVVVKIIVDFIKMKQLNHL; encoded by the coding sequence ATGACCAGTACATTACATCAACTCGAAATGGACTATTGGATTAACCATGATTTATTCAGTTTCCAGTGGTGGGCTATTCTCATCATGAATGCTATCTTCCTCATATTATTTATTTTATTAATAGATCGACAAAGGATTTTACTGATCACACTTGCATTTATGATCAGTTATGTAATCAATAATATTTTTGATGATATAGGAGAATATTTTCAATTATGGAGTCATCCCCATCAGTTAGTTCAGTTTCTTTCACCAGTGGCTACAGTAGAATTTATTATTGTTCCTAGTATTATGGCCTTAATGTATCAAATGTTTAGTAGATGGAAATTTTTCCTGATTGTCGATTTTATTGTTTCTCTTATCATTTCTTTTATTGTTCAGCCGATCTTTGTTTATCTTAACATCTATAAATTACATAATTGGACTTACTTTTACTCATTGCTTGTTTTGTTTGTGATAGGGGTTGTTGTAAAGATCATCGTGGATTTCATTAAAATGAAGCAACTTAACCATCTTTAA